In Daphnia pulex isolate KAP4 chromosome 7, ASM2113471v1, one genomic interval encodes:
- the LOC124197487 gene encoding F-box/LRR-repeat protein 5-like yields the protein MAPNKFPDEVNVFLVPHSRMKDLVGNYMDQLSTADFRSNGALEHLLPLLENTFSEFKSHEHIENQYILEQLKQRLKLVNVTSTSVCNCHGDSQLVEILNLLRDGYTCTSKPISERISFGSQLQKVVSDFTQQFIPHMQEEEEIFQPLLMKYFAHEELLQLKQQVIQQHEIWKEKLVAQKETAENMLALLNTVASEVTDYRSGNDEEYQETLQTLVELTCENLTKNNKIERENVVEAGFDNLPQEMMLHIFSYLNPLDRTRCAQVSKHWNMLIYSPQLWKVIYPTNWAKGHCDFQYRDPYTLVESEWKSKSMMEDNDDLMSDSEEPLSSEAEKEIRCYEKFTMNALVRIGDGVQRLVVAGGLNLSSTILRSMLVLCPNIQHLDASYTNITDLSFKGLALKKACVQLEHLDLTGCRYVTDVGLERLGNCFRSELSGSFYNSRCGSCCQSCKSCPKYSDPVSSAYNSNSSLAEEEDVFSPGLLYLSLSGCTSVTDFGLQSLLEVTMEKESLHYMDLSGCPLISGLGLQMITEHSSRLLPEDLYYCNRIQEGPYPDEANGCQNLECPLRGCCCIDQ from the exons ATGGCTCCGAATAAATTCCCTGATGAGGTCAACGTCTTTTTGGTTCCACATTCTCGAATGAAGGATCTTGTCGGCAATTATATGGATCAG CTGTCTACAGCAGATTTTCGTAGCAATGGTGCCCTGGAACATTTACTTCCTCTGCTGGAGAACACCTTCAGCGAGTTTAAAAGTCACGAACACATTGAGAACCAGTACATTCTGGAACAGCTGAAGCAGAGGCTCAAATTGGTCAATGTCACCAGCACATCTGTTTGCAATTGCCATGGAGACAGTCAACTAGTTGAG ATCCTCAACTTACTTCGTGATGGATACACCTGCACCAGCAAGCCCATCTCTGAGCGAATCAGTTTTGGTTCCCAGCTGCAGAAAGTTGTGTCAGATTTCACCCAGCAGTTCATCCCCCACATgcaggaagaggaggaaatctTCCAGCCGCTTCTCATGAAGTACTTTGCCCACGAAGAGTTGCTGCAGCTCAAACAGCAGGTCATCCAGCAGCACGAGATCTGGAAGGAGAAGCTGGTGGCCCAAAAGGAAACGGCCGAGAACATGCTGGCCCTCCTCAATACGGTCGCATCAGAGGTCACCGATTACCGGTCGGGCAACGACGAAGAGTACCAAGAGACTCTGCAAACACTCGTGGAATTGACTTGCGAAAACTTGACGAAGAATAACAAGATCGAGAGGGAAAATGTTGTGGAAGCCGGCTTCGACAATCTCCCTCAAGAGATGATGCTCCACATCTTCTCCTACTTGAACCCGCTCGACAGGACCCGATGCGCCCAAGTGAGCAAACACTGGAATATGCTCATCTACTCGCCGCAATTGTGGAAGGTGATCTACCCGACCAACTGGGCCAAGGGCCACTGCGATTTCCAGTACCGTGATCCCTACACTCTGGTGGAATCGGAATGGAAAAGCAAGTCCATGATGGAGGATAACGACGATTTAATGAGCGATTCCGAAGAACCTTTGTCATCCGAGGCCGAAAAGGAGATTCGATGCTACGAAAA GTTTACTATGAACGCCTTGGTTCGTATTGGCGATGGTGTTCAACGTCTGGTGGTTGCAGGTGGCCTGAATTTGAGTAGCACCATCTTGCGTTCAATGTTGGTCCTTTGCCCCAATATCCAGCACCTCGATGCCAGTTACACCAACATCACCGACTTATCTTTCAAGGG ATTGGCTTTGAAGAAAGCCTGCGTTCAATTGGAGCATTTGGATCTCACCGGCTGCCGCTACGTCACCGACGTTGGCCTGGAACGTCTAGGCAACTGTTTCAGGTCGGAACTGTCCGGAAGCTTTTACAATTCCAGATGCGGATCATGTTGTCAATCGTGCAAAAGCTGCCCGAAATATTCTGATCCGGTGTCGTCCGCCTACAACAGCAATTCCAGTTTGGCGGAAGAAGAGGACGTTTTTTCGCCTGGATTGCTGTATTTGAGCTTATCCGGCTGCACATCCGTCACCGACTTTGGACTGCAATCCTTGCTGGAAGTCACCATGGAGAAAGAGAGTCTGCACTACATGGACCTGAGTGGCTGTCCACTGATTTCAGGGCTGGGCCTCCAGATGATCACCGAGCATTCGTCCCGTCTACTGCCGGAAGATctttactattgcaatcgaATCCAGGAGGGGCCCTATCCGGACGAAGCCAACGGATGCCAGAATTTAGAGTGCCCGTTGAGAGGTTGTTGCTGCATCGATCAGTGA
- the LOC124198413 gene encoding uncharacterized protein LOC124198413 has translation MASDGQTNSHQHQRLADKLVSRCSQSKCVRNQMIYTLPLERISGTINRYSLGKPNPLATNSTERKTILLVGATGSGKTTWINSMVNYVLGVRWDDPFRFMLTDEALIREGSGAHHSQTGKVCVYHIHHENGFRIPFSLTIVDTPGFGDTTGRQRDEEITTDITNLFKDENGIQELDAVGFVVQSPLLLTDSQNYVFHSVLSIFGKDVQENIRFLVTFADRNRPIVLDAIKEAKIPCRMDLDGWPCHQKFNTDAIFPRCLPVDGEDEDDDEDDRDWKRGTRNFELFFGQLADMPTKSLQMTKQVTEYRKQLEMKLQWMMSAIPSHLTRMEELREKEKFIELHRSEVDANRNFEIKVPVSRKVQVGVNWTSAVNCTKCETTCHHPCNRVLPMGWCPAFAPPPEAGFWANFAGKFKNTFRGAGCKVCPGQCSSWDHRNEQHRWVYQQVEETQTLEDVRQKYETAREKKMDAEALLSALRRDADELKEKIIDEMGIIRDLLKSLRHNGLVYGNPMTTRDYVEKMIETERDERKMGFEERIKSLLELLELA, from the exons ATGGCCAG TGATGGTCAAACAAACAGCCACCAGCATCAACGACTCGCGGACAAACTCGTTAGCCGTTGCAGCCAATCCAAATGCGTCCGAAACCAAATGATTTACACGTTACCTTTGGAAAGAATCTCCGGCACCATCAACCGATATTCGTTGGGCAAACCCAACCCGTTGGCCACCAACAgcacagaaagaaaaacgattttGCTAGTGGGTGCCACTGGATCGGGTAAGACGACCTGGATCAACTCGATGGTCAACTACGTGCTGGGAGTCAGATGGGACGATCCATTCCGTTTTATGCTCACCGACGAAGCTCTCATCAGAGAAGGCTCGGGAGCTCATCATAGCCAAACGGGAAAAGTCTGCGTTTACCACATTCACCACGAAAACGGATTCCGCATTCCGTTCTCGCTGACCATCGTCGACACGCCAGGATTTGGCGACACCACCGGAAGGCAAAGAGACGAGGAAATCACGACGGACATAACGAATTTGTTCAAAGATGAAAATGGCATTCAG GAACTGGATGCCGTTGGGTTCGTCGTCCAATCGCCACTTCTTCTGACGGACTCGCAGAATTACGTCTTTCATTCTGTCTTGTCGATTTTTGGCAAAGACGTTCAAGAAAACATTCGTTTTCTGGTCACTTTTGCCGACAGGAACCGACCGATCGTCCTAGACGCCATCAAAGAAGCCAAAATTCCTTGCCGGATGGACCTCGACGGCTGGCCCTGCCACCAGAAATTTAACACCGACGCCATTTTCCCACGCTGTCTCCCAGTTGAtggtgaagatgaagatgacgatGAAGACGATAGAGACTGGAAGAGAGGAACCAGGAATTTCGAGTTATTCTTCGGCCAACTGGCCGACATGCCGACCAAATCGCTGCAGATGACTAAACAAGTCACCGAGTACCGAAAACAGCTGGAGATGAAGCTCCAGTGGATGATGTCCGCCATCCCGAGTCACTTGACCAGAATGGAGGAATTGCgggagaaggaaaaattcATCGAGTTGCACCGAAGTGAAGTGGACGCCAACCGGAATTTCGAAATCAAAGTGCCCGTGTCCAGGAAAGTTCAAGTGGGTGTCAACTGGACGTCGGCCGTGAACTGCACGAAATGCGAAACAACTTGTCACCACCCGTGCAATCGGGTTCTACCGATGGGTTGGTGCCCAGCATTCGCACCGCCGCCGGAAGCTGGATTTTGGGCCAATTTCGCTGGTAAATTCAAGAACACATTTCGCGGGGCCGGTTGCAAAGTCTGCCCCGGCCAGTGCAGCAGCTGGGACCATCGAAACGAGCAACATCGCTGGGTCTACCAGCAAGTGGAAGAGACTCAAACGCTGGAAGATGTTCGCCAGAAATACGAAACGGCCagggaaaagaagatggaCGCCGAGGCCCTGCTGTCGGCTCTGAGACGGGATGCAGACGAACtaaaggagaaaataataGACGAAATGGGCATCATCAGAGACTTGCTCAAAAGTCTGAGACACAACGGATTAGTCTACGGTAATCCAATGACTACTCGCGACTACGTCGAGAAGATGATCGAGACGGAGAGAGACGAACGTAAAATGGGATTCGAAGAAAGGATCAAGAGTTTGCTGGAATTGTTGGAGTTGGCCTAA
- the LOC124197625 gene encoding uncharacterized protein LOC124197625, with protein sequence MFVRHPMDRMLSCYLDKMVDSPHHSLPDFRNYVRNKGRRIVMKRRRRRRHNNKPHQHHLRSLLSVHEISASSIWNRLKSQISEITHHDRRLGKGYDGRVNDVAERRRKSKGSSHRHAGPPPRPPQFTIIPSSSQPVVNASSTKINATAEAKPTFEEFLEFVLDTDLLGMGFDSHWVPFHRYCSPCSVPYHVIGKLETAADDFQYIWEKTGLGKQVPVPWMNRKTVPSKSKIALEKKYYSSLPRDLILRFYDAFRMDFELFDYSINDILVKAGFEVIT encoded by the exons atgtTCGTTCGCCATCCGATGGACCGAATGCTGTCCTGCTACCTGGACAAAATGGTCGACAGTCCTCACCACAGTTTACCTGATTTCCGGAATTACGTCAGAAATAAAGGGCGTCGTATCGTGATGAAACGCCGGCGGCGTCGTCGTCATAATAACAAGCCCCACCAGCACCACCTTCGGAGTCTGTTGTCGGTGCACGAAATAAGCGCTTCGTCGATCTGGAACCGACTCAAATCCCAAATTAGTGAAATTACCCATCACGATCGACGACTCGGAAAAGGATACGACGGCCGAGTGAATGATGTGgcggaaagaagaaggaaatcaaaaggaTCTTCACACCGTCACGCCGGACCACCACCACGTCCGCCACAATTTACTATCATCCCCAGCAGCAGTCAACCTGTTGTGAACGCTTCATCAACTAAGATCAACGCAACTGCGGAAGCCAAACCCACGTTTGAAGAATTCCTCGAGTTTGTCTTGGACACGGACTTGTTAG GAATGGGATTCGATTCGCACTGGGTTCCATTCCATCGATATTGCAGTCCCTGTAGCG ttccGTATCACGTTATTGGCAAGCTGGAAACGGCAGCCGACGATTTCCAG TACATCTGGGAAAAAACGGGACTGGGCAAACAAGTTCCCGTTCCGTGGATGAATCGGAAGACGGTTCCGTCCAAATCTAAAATCGCACTGGAGAAAAA GTATTATTCTTCCTTGCCGAGAGATTTGATTTTGCGCTTCTACGATgccttccggatggatttcgAGCTCTTCGACTACAGCATCAACGACATTCTCGTCAAAGCTGGATTTGAAGTAATAACATGA